The nucleotide sequence CATGACCGACTTTGTTGATCCTGGATCTCTTGCACCAACTGGATTATTTCTTGGTGGAACAAAGTACATGGTCATCCAAGGTGAACCGGGTGTTGTGATTCGAGGGAAGAAGGTCAGTGATTTATTTGTtatttatgaattaaattatatttGCAGTTTCTTTGATGTCTAATTTACATTTGTATATTGTTTTCGTATGAGCTCCAACATATATACTTGATCTTCTAATTCACATAGAAACACTAGTCCTGCTGTATAATTCCATCTTCAAAGATGTCATTGTTTGTTATTTAAGCAGCTTTTATCTATTATTATGGTAGTCATACCTCATGAATATTCTACTCCTGGTTTTTGGGCATTTTTTAGGAATCCTGGTGGCTGCCATTGAATACAAACTTGTTTTGCTAGCAAACTTATTAGTGGCTAACCATATTCATCTAAAAGTAAAGAACATGGATTAACATTAATCTCTGAAATGTCTAGATGTTTACAGCCTTGAGGATGTTCTAGTTGTTTCAGCTAAAAACATACACtatgaattatttaaataaatgatTTACAAACTTGGGTTTTTTTTTCAGAAATTAAAATTTGGAATATGTTAATATATTCATCAAACTTTATCTAATTGTTTTTTCGCATCCATGAGTATATTTTAGGAATCTGATCCTGCTTGTATAAAATCTAAATTGTCTAACATGTTACGAATAATATGTCTAACATCCTGCTTATGATTATGTATATGAGAACTCACCTGATACTGTATCAGTGGGAGAATTATGCACTGGGCCATGACAGAGATATAAGTTGACGTTGGGTGGTTGAAGAGCAAAAGTAAAGGATTTTACTTTCCTTGCAACTCTCACCCTAGACCAATAGCCTGCTCTAGGGCTGAAGGCATTAAGTGATAGAAAGGGaataaaaaacaaagaacagGAGTCAATGAAAGCATGCATAATTTGCAGAAAATTACAGTAAAGTTTCCCGTAGATCGAAATTCAGAAAATCATCAGAACGTGAAGAAAGAGATAGACGTTTGACAATGTTATCATGGATGGACATTgttctttgtgcttatatgtCGATAAAGGCCTATTAAGAAAAGTTTCTGAATGTATGTATTACCAATTTAtggtgaataataaaaaaaaaattctctttatctttttttctGAAAAATGCACAAATAAGAAGACCGTCATTATGTTAACTATAGCAGTTTATAACCTGCTTAAAGATGGACAAACATGTTGACAACCAGTTATGTCTCCCTtgctcatataaaaaaaaaatctccaagTTGGTAATTGGCAGGTTAAACTCATAGCTAATATGTATGTGTGCATCCATATGGTTGGCAGTTGTGGTTTCTCATGGTTTATGTCATTTAAGGTCTAATAGGATGACGCATGACCAGATTAATTTGGTGATTCCATAGCTCAATTGAGATTGTAATAAGTCATGAACAGATTTAATATGTAAACTGTGATGAGCAATTGGTTCTTTGGTGTGTAATTAGTAGTATAACAGATGGAAATAAACTTGGCAGTGGTTATGTTCACAGGCCAACCAGAAGTTGTGTTAGCATTAatgatttatatgattgacttgtcGAAACAAATGACTTTCAGGGCAGTGGTGGGATTACAGTCAAGAAAACGAATCTGGCATTGATTATTGGTATATATGATGAGCCCATGACTGGTGGACAGTGCAACATGGTTGTCGAGAGGCTTGGTGATTATCTTTGGGATCAGGGGTTTTGAATTTGGTATTGGTGCCTTTAAACTTGTATATTTATTTTGTTGGCATTACCAGTAACTCGTGGAATGGGGCTTGCAACCTCGAGTGCAAATGAGTAATTAATCTGCTTGATGTCATGTTGGAAATGTATTGCAAGTGTTGTCGGTCTTTGTTTGTCAGcatgaagactttttttttttcttctatttaatTAGTCTTGGACAAGGAGGGTTCCTGGAGGGGGAGGAGGCTTGATGTAAATTTGACACGTATGCGCATGGTGGTCTGTCTTCCTGTCTGAAATTCTTGCAACGATATATATTTACCTGACTAGAAAAGTAGTTGTTTCAGGTTTCTTTGGATTTGTTTAATGTGGTGTAAGAATACCTACCATTGGCATTGTTGTTTGGTTAAGAGATGCAGAGGAAGTAGTTTGGTTACCTGTGGTCCAAAGTGTCTATTCGTTTGGAGATAGCTTAGTGtaaaaagaagataaaagaatTGAGGGCATTGGCATCTATCTGATTAATCATAAGAAACAAATTAACATGGAAGAATAAAGAGGGCATTAGCATAATAAATAGCCAGCGGCGGCAAGGGATGAGCGATAGGGGACGGGAGAATGTAGGGGTTTCTCCATGCCCAACCGAGGATAGATAGATAATAAAAGAGATTGTTGTTGTAGTATTATAATACCATAGTCAAACTGAAACGATCATTGTTATATACTGGGTCTATGAGAAGAAGATAGTCGACTGCCGCATCTCAAATTTGGGTCTTACGGGGATGTGAtccacaaacaaaacaaaacaaaaaattgcATGTTCCCCATTCCTTTGGGACGGACTGTTCATACGGCTCCTCAGCCAAGGAATAGAAAGATTGGGTCCAAACTTTTGTATCAGATTCTTCTTaattatgtgtttttttttttttgtgtgtttccGCTGGAAATATATTAGGTATAATAAATATTACTTCAAACAAACAGCACTGAAACGAGAGTCAcccattctttttttctttttcttttattctctGAGCATAATAAAAGTATTGTTGGGGGGAAAGAAGCATGATCTCTTTACCGAACAAGTCTCGGACGGTCGGTGATCTTGCACTTGGTGCCCTACATTCCAGCCGTATCCTATCGACTGGCCCCAGATATTGATCTAGTGTTTTTTGGAGGTGGAAATATGACTGTCGAACACCCACcccatcgtcgtcgtcatcatcatcatcgaggcCAGTAGAAATAATTGCTAGCAGTATGATTTGGCAAAGAATCATGGACTTCATGTGAAGAAACTAGTAGACAACTGTACCTGGCTGGCTCTGTCACGCCGGATGGACAGGCATATACCGTTCATCGCATGCGTTCGAGGGAGATTTTAACTTACAGTTGCCCgctgttccttttttattttttggtttaaTGCAGTAGCCGATATAAATTGCAATCCTACAAGTAAAAAAGTCACATGATTTCCCCCTTTTGCATTCAGAAAATGTCTGCGCAGGCTGAGATTGAATTTAATAGCAGGCTGCGGAACACCATTCATTCAATTGTATTGTCTGCATGCCCTCAGCGCACAGAACACCATTCATTCAATTTGTATTAGCCATGGACCATCATCCAATCCCCCTACTCtgctccatccatccatccacgtTTTTACCATTAATCGcatcacatctctctctctctctctctctctctctccctctgtgtGTCAAGAAAACGAGTCGCATGATATCTACTCGAACACGGATTCGCTCCCGATTCTATCCTAACATCCAAAACTTGGTTGGGAATGGAGGAGGCTTCGATTTGTTttctttggataaaaaataaaaaataaaaaaaactcaaaatataaAATAGTGCACTCCTTGAAAGTAGAGCATCACGAGAAAGAGCACCACCACCATGATGATTGCATCCGAAATTAATGGGGCTTTTTCTTGGGTGGTGCCCCCCTTCCCCCACCATTGACATCAGAGCCATTAATAGTCAAGCGTACGTGATCTGGTCCTGCGAGGAGCATGCAAAAACAAAGTATATGGTCACAGTATTTCTCATCGGAGGAGCTCGAGAACCGAGGATCGCATCGCATCCACTGGATTCACGTGACACATGTACTGCATCCCGGAATTCCAAAGCCCGCCCGCCGGCCGGCCGCCTGTTTAACCGTCTATTTGCCCTTAAATAATCAAGTCATTGATTGTTGTTGACTTCAATGCATCAGACATAACTCTCCTTTTGTTTCGTTTGCTGCTTTTGCTCCTTGCTCCATCTCTTGATAAACATGGATGATGGATTCGATTGCTGTGCCCGACGTTACCAAGCACGCAGTCCTTGGGAAAGAGATGAAACATACATTCGGAAGACGGATTTTCCGTCTATTATGTTGAGAAAAATCATCCacactcctaatctgtataaataggagagggacatgttaatgtattcaagctaaagttattttaataaagtttttttaataattattcttatcttttattcttttcattatggtatcagagccacttgcTTAGAGTAAGCTCTCTTCTACTCAAGCTTTCTTCTCTGCTTCTCCACCTCCGGCGGCAAAAGAAAAGGCTTTCTCCACTATCACTCTGCGCCAACGTTCGTTCCCTTCCGCTGTGATGTCTCTAGTGTTGTACTCCACCAATATTGCCCCACCTTTCCTCCTCTGCTATAGCtttcttctctattgtagcatcgcTGTAACTTCCTCCTCtgttacagcttcctcctctgctgcacctCTATTGCATCTTTCTCATTTACTGCACTTCTGCTGTAGCTTCCTATTCTGctatagcatcactgcaacatccCTGTAACTTCTTCCTCTACTGtagcttcttcctctgctacagcattgctatagctttttccATTGCTGAAACTTTATGCAGTAACAGTAACGGCAACAACAACAGCAACGATCTATTCTTACCCTACTCACGAAGCATCTGGCTCGTAAACTGTTTgctttgcatcaatccaagattggtattgtcaggagcaccatcttacggAGGCTTCTTTAATAATTacttttatcttctattcttttcattaaTCGATGACCATCAAAAGCACCAATATCACAAGCCTCGTCGTTTGAGTCCGAAGCTCTCTAATCTAAGTGAAGTGGTGGCAGGGTTGCTCATGAACGACCCCCCTGCTTAAAGAAGACAACTCCATCTCCATTTAATCGTGTGTTTCGGTGCAAGAAAAATAGGTAAAATTGCAAAAGCGCTGCCTGCGTACGCCTACTGTATCATACATAAAACATCCGTAAGATCGGATCGTGTTCTCTACGTTTATCGGAAAATGGGGACTGAATTACGTGCTGCATCTGTCTTGGTGCCGTACCGGTTGGAGCGTAGACCACAAGTCTGCAATTTTTCTGTAGTCGAGCTTCTCTCCACAGTGTAGTCCTTGTAGCTTATGACAGCGACAATGAATCGTATAGGATTTCGAAGCTCATGATCCCTACAGCAACTTGGATCCTCGATCCACTGCTTTGGAGGAGACAACTGCAAGCGTCGAACAGTATCAGCTTTCGCAAGCTGGAAAGGAGTTTTGGGTCGTCGACATTTTGTCCTTTCGTTCGGCCATACAAATGTAGCATTAAATATTCGGAAGAATCCCCTCCACTTTTTCTTGAAGACGAGAGAATATTCCTAGGAAGTAGGGTTTCAGTCGGAGGGACGAGACGGGGTGATGCAACAGGCGCAGTCGGCTCTCGGGGGAAGGACATGACATGGTTTAGGAAAGAGCGGAGGAGAGAGGAATCATTCCGATGCGCGTGTGTAACCCTCACAAACACCCTCGTCCAACAAATCAAGGCCTAATGATTGCCGAAAAAGAAACTCGGAGGAGATTCGGATGAGCTTCATGCATCATGCTGAATGCTCTACCGCTGCtccaacaacaaaaagaaaaaggaaaaaatgatGGGTTTTTGCTGTCTTCTTCCTTATCGCTAAGAGACATTACTTGTGTCTGTCAGAGTATGCAGAGCCACCGGACTAAGAACCAAAGAACTATAAGTGCCAGTAGCCATCCACTGAATCACGGACAGTCCAGACAAGACTTGGTCATAGACTGCAGCAAAGTGAAGATTCCAGTAATCACAGCCTCTTCTGAGATTAAATCGCTGCAACTTCAAACGGTTCTCGGAGGGTGAAAAGAACACACCCCAAGTTCACCATTCATGTCGGAGCCACCAACGGTGTAGCAAAACCTCGTCAAAGATGTTCCCGTCGCCTTTTCCCTTCACCACACAAAACCACGTCCGATTGCTTCTTTACGAGTACCAAGAGAAAGAAAATGGTCCGATTGCTTCTTTTCGAGAAGCTTATGTCGTCCTCCCATCTCGCCATACAACTCTTTGCATCATTTGCTCCTCAGCTAGAAAAACGAACAGCCGAGGGTGGATGGATTCAAATCCCAGCGCATGATTCTGAGACGAGACAAGCGCGTACGCGATCCAAATACATGTGCATGCATGCTCGGTCGTCTGGGTGAATCAATTATTGTCCGGAACGAACATTATTTATGACCGTCAcgctttccttgtagatcttgacGAGCAGCACAACACTGAGCTCTCATCCAAACTTATATTTCGGACGACTAAATCGGTATCTCAACCATCAGATAGGATTTGAATGTTCTTGCTCCTTTTTTTCGTCTAATTTGTTTTGATGAAGGAGATTGGATTTAATGGCCCCTATTCCGATGATCCAATACTGTCCTACCGATGAAATCTTCTTTAATATTGTTAATCTCTGAGATCATATCAGtttaatgctttatgtttgaaatGCAAATAATATATCGCCAATCATACGAGCACAGAGAGGGAAGCCTCGTTTGCCGAGCCGACGAAGCTGTAAATTATTAGCGGACAACAAATGGCCTGCCTCCGAGAGCTAATGGAGGAGTAGTTTACATGAACCTGTGCATGGCATGTCAGTCCTTTTTGTTATCATGTGGTTCAACCTCGATTTTGGTTAAACCAACACGGCACAATAATTCATACAGTACGGAAAAAGAAATTAGTAGTGCAAAGGATCGATTGATACAATCAATTCGAACATCTTTAAGAGCGAGTCATTGTTTTACTTTGGTAATACAAATGGCTTGAGATGCATTTccaccaccaacaacaacaataacaagcaGATGGCTACTCCTGATGAAGGACATGATAAAATTATTGAAGGATCAGAGGAAGGACGGGATCTTCTCCGTTTGGTCCCTTCATGTTTCAGCTGCATCCACAGATCCATTGTGATGTGGCCAACTTCTCCTTTCAGTACACAGAACCGGAATCCTTTCGACTTCATCCACTGGTAGTCTTCCTATCGACAGACCGGAAAGTTGTGTGGGTTTATACCGCTGCGGTTGCTGCGTGTGTGTCTTGATCCGGCGACGGAACATGAGAACAACATCTCCCACGGATGGATGatacctctctctcttttctctctctcttacgTGGAAAACTGTGAACGAAAGGACCAAGTACCTGACAAGTCCCGTGGCCGGTGATCGAGGGGAGCCGCTCCTCCTCCTGTGTTAGGTTGCTCGGCCGGTACACATGCAGGGCCACCCATATGGTGGAGGAAGATGGCAGGAAACTTCTCGCAGACGCCAAACATGTTCCTTTCGGAACGAGGGGAAATAGTTTCAGCTCGCTCGACCTCCCATCTACGGGGTTCTTTCGATCCGAAGGTGACACCGATGGTCCTACCGAGCTCGTGGCTCAGCCTCCGAGATAGTAGGCTAGTTATCGCTGTCTCTCTGTGCTTTCCCTAGTCGTCACTGATGGCTCGGCCGAGACATGCATGTGAAC is from Musa acuminata AAA Group cultivar baxijiao chromosome BXJ3-8, Cavendish_Baxijiao_AAA, whole genome shotgun sequence and encodes:
- the LOC103995084 gene encoding profilin; the protein is MSWQTYVDDHLMCEIDGQRLTAAAILGHDGSVWAVSASFPQFKPEEITAIMTDFVDPGSLAPTGLFLGGTKYMVIQGEPGVVIRGKKGSGGITVKKTNLALIIGIYDEPMTGGQCNMVVERLGDYLWDQGF